A genome region from Pseudomonas pergaminensis includes the following:
- the waaF gene encoding lipopolysaccharide heptosyltransferase II, translating to MNILIVGPSWVGDMVMAQTLFQCLRMRYPDCQIDVLAPEWSRPILERMPEVRKALSFPLGHGALELATRRRIGKSLAGEYDQAILLPNSLKSALVPYFAGIPKRTGWRGEFRYVLLNDVRTLDKARYPLMIERFMALAYEPGAELPKPYPRPSLQIDPLSRDAALAKFGLTLDRPVLALCPGAEFGESKRWPSEHYAKVAEAKIREGWQVWLFGSKKDHPVGEDIRQRLIPGLREEAVNLSGDTSLAEAIDLLSCADSVVSNDSGLMHVAAALNRPLVAVYGSTSPGFTPPLADQVEVVRLGLECSPCFDRTCRFGHYNCMRQLLPQPVNEALQRLQGSVVEVR from the coding sequence ATGAATATTCTGATCGTTGGGCCCAGTTGGGTCGGTGACATGGTGATGGCGCAGACACTGTTCCAGTGCCTGCGCATGCGTTACCCGGACTGCCAGATCGACGTGCTCGCCCCCGAGTGGAGCCGGCCGATCCTCGAGCGCATGCCTGAAGTGCGCAAGGCCTTGAGCTTCCCGCTCGGCCACGGGGCCCTGGAACTGGCAACGCGCCGTCGCATCGGTAAATCCCTGGCGGGCGAATACGACCAGGCGATCCTGCTGCCCAACTCGCTCAAGTCGGCGTTGGTGCCTTACTTTGCCGGCATCCCCAAGCGCACCGGCTGGCGTGGCGAGTTCCGCTACGTGCTGCTCAATGACGTGCGCACGCTGGACAAAGCCCGCTACCCACTGATGATCGAACGCTTCATGGCCCTGGCCTATGAGCCGGGTGCCGAGTTGCCCAAGCCGTATCCGCGCCCGAGCTTGCAGATCGACCCGCTGAGCCGCGACGCCGCCCTGGCCAAGTTCGGCCTGACCCTGGATCGCCCGGTATTGGCCTTGTGCCCCGGGGCTGAGTTTGGCGAGTCCAAGCGCTGGCCGTCGGAGCATTACGCCAAGGTCGCTGAGGCCAAGATCCGCGAAGGCTGGCAGGTGTGGCTGTTTGGTTCGAAGAAGGACCACCCGGTGGGTGAGGACATCCGCCAGCGCCTGATTCCGGGCCTGCGCGAAGAGGCAGTGAACCTCAGCGGCGACACGTCCCTGGCCGAGGCCATCGACTTGCTGTCCTGCGCCGATTCGGTGGTGTCCAATGACTCCGGCCTGATGCACGTGGCCGCGGCGCTGAACCGCCCCCTGGTGGCGGTGTACGGCTCCACCTCGCCGGGCTTCACCCCGCCATTGGCCGACCAGGTCGAAGTGGTGCGCCTGGGCCTGGAGTGCAGCCCGTGTTTTGATCGCACCTGCCGTTTCGGTCACTACAACTGCATGCGGCAATTACTGCCGCAGCCGGTGAACGAGGCCTTGCAGCGGTTGCAGGGCTCTGTGGTCGAGGTCCGATAG
- the glnE gene encoding bifunctional [glutamate--ammonia ligase]-adenylyl-L-tyrosine phosphorylase/[glutamate--ammonia-ligase] adenylyltransferase: MSLPTLVELPAILLPKAQRAEQSFRDAVAALDDDHGLSAWTPQRWADFARVCAASDFVIEQSVRDPLMLLELVAWGELDRGFAPGELCGQIAGAVQQAETEDELGRVLRRQRTRQQVRIIWRDLTRQADLVQTCRDLSDMADASIDQAYQWLYQRHCVQFGTPTGRRSGEPQHMVILGMGKLGAVELNLSSDIDLIFAYPEGGETVGVKRSLDNQEFFIRLGQKLIKALDPMTVDGFVFRVDMRLRPYGSAGALVLSFNALEQYYQDQGRDWERYAMIKARVVAGDQAAGAQLLDMLRPFVYRRYLDFSAIEALRTMKQLIQQEVRRKGMADNIKLGSGGIREVEFIAQAFQLIHGGRDLSLQQRPLLKVLGTLEGQGYLPPAVIAELRNGYEFLRYTEHAIQAIADRQTQMLPDSPEDQARIAFMLGFADWAAFHERLMHWRGRVDWHFRQVIADPDEEEGEESELVVGGEWLPLWEESQDEDAACRQLAEGGFTDAPKALKALAGLRGSPQLRAMQRLGRERLDAFIPRLLAQAVEHANPDLVLERVLPLVEAVARRSAYLVLLTENPDALRRLLTLCAASPWIAEQITRFPLLLDELLNEGRLFKPPLAPELAAELRERLTRIPEDDLEQQMEALRHFKLAHRLRVAASEIAGSLPLMKVSDYLTWLAEAILEQVLALAWRQTVARHGSPQRLDGTLCDPGFIIVGYGKVGGIELGHGSDLDLVFIHDGDPQAETDGAKPIDGAQFFTRLGQRIIHLLTTQTNSGQLYEVDMRLRPSGASGLLVSSLGAFDRYQQNEAWTWEHQALIRARVLVGSQDVGQAFEQVRAKVLGQERDLAKLRQEVSEMRAKMRDNLGTKTTAAGTGANAFEATAAFDLKQDAGGIVDIEFMVQYAALAWSAQHPSLLRYTDNIRILEGLEQVGLMPAADAHLLREVYKAYRSAAHRQALQNEAGTVAGDQFADERRQVMRIWKELGLS; encoded by the coding sequence ATGAGCCTTCCAACGCTGGTCGAACTGCCAGCCATTCTTTTGCCAAAAGCCCAGCGGGCCGAGCAGTCATTTCGTGACGCAGTGGCCGCGCTGGACGACGATCATGGACTTTCTGCGTGGACGCCGCAACGGTGGGCCGACTTCGCCCGCGTGTGCGCCGCCAGTGATTTCGTCATTGAACAGAGTGTTCGTGACCCTTTGATGTTGCTGGAGCTGGTGGCCTGGGGCGAGCTGGACCGTGGTTTTGCGCCCGGCGAGCTGTGCGGGCAGATCGCTGGCGCTGTGCAACAAGCCGAAACAGAAGATGAGCTGGGCCGCGTGCTGCGTCGCCAGCGTACGCGCCAGCAAGTGCGCATCATCTGGCGCGACCTCACCCGCCAGGCGGACCTGGTGCAAACCTGCCGCGACCTGTCCGACATGGCCGACGCCAGCATCGACCAGGCCTACCAATGGCTGTACCAGCGCCACTGCGTGCAGTTCGGTACGCCCACCGGCCGGCGCAGCGGCGAGCCGCAGCACATGGTGATCCTCGGCATGGGCAAGCTCGGTGCCGTGGAGCTGAACCTGTCGTCGGATATCGACCTGATCTTCGCCTACCCCGAAGGCGGCGAGACCGTTGGCGTCAAACGCTCCCTGGACAACCAGGAATTCTTTATCCGACTTGGTCAAAAACTGATCAAGGCCCTCGACCCGATGACCGTCGATGGCTTCGTGTTCCGCGTCGACATGCGCCTGCGCCCTTACGGTTCGGCGGGCGCGCTGGTGCTCAGCTTCAACGCTCTGGAACAGTACTACCAGGATCAGGGCCGTGACTGGGAGCGCTACGCCATGATCAAGGCGCGGGTGGTCGCCGGCGACCAGGCAGCGGGCGCGCAATTGCTCGACATGCTGCGGCCGTTCGTCTACCGCCGCTACCTGGACTTCTCCGCGATCGAAGCGCTGCGCACCATGAAGCAGTTGATCCAGCAGGAAGTGCGGCGCAAAGGCATGGCCGACAACATCAAGCTGGGCTCGGGTGGCATCCGTGAAGTGGAATTTATCGCCCAGGCATTCCAACTGATCCACGGCGGTCGCGACCTCAGCCTGCAACAGCGGCCGCTGCTCAAGGTGCTTGGCACGCTGGAAGGGCAGGGCTACCTGCCGCCTGCGGTGATCGCCGAGTTGCGCAATGGCTACGAATTCCTGCGGTACACCGAGCACGCGATCCAGGCGATTGCCGACCGGCAGACGCAGATGCTTCCGGACAGTCCGGAAGACCAGGCGCGCATTGCCTTTATGCTCGGCTTTGCTGATTGGGCCGCCTTCCATGAGCGCCTGATGCACTGGCGCGGTCGCGTGGACTGGCACTTCCGCCAAGTGATTGCCGATCCGGACGAAGAAGAGGGCGAAGAAAGCGAATTGGTCGTGGGCGGTGAGTGGTTGCCGCTGTGGGAAGAGTCCCAAGACGAAGACGCAGCCTGCCGCCAACTGGCCGAAGGCGGTTTCACCGATGCGCCCAAGGCACTCAAGGCCCTGGCCGGCCTGCGTGGCAGCCCGCAACTGCGCGCCATGCAGCGCCTGGGGCGCGAACGGCTGGATGCCTTTATTCCGCGCCTACTCGCCCAAGCTGTTGAGCATGCCAACCCGGACCTGGTGCTGGAACGCGTGCTGCCGCTGGTGGAAGCCGTCGCCCGGCGTTCCGCTTATCTGGTGCTGCTCACGGAAAACCCCGACGCCCTGCGTCGGCTGTTAACCCTGTGCGCCGCCAGCCCGTGGATCGCCGAGCAGATCACACGCTTCCCGCTGTTGCTCGATGAATTGCTCAACGAAGGCCGCCTGTTCAAGCCACCGTTGGCGCCGGAGCTGGCTGCCGAGCTGCGCGAGCGCCTGACGCGCATCCCGGAGGACGACCTGGAGCAACAGATGGAGGCCCTGCGGCACTTCAAGCTGGCCCACCGCCTGCGCGTGGCCGCCTCGGAAATCGCCGGCAGCCTGCCGCTGATGAAAGTCAGCGATTACCTGACCTGGCTCGCCGAGGCCATCCTCGAACAAGTGCTGGCCCTGGCCTGGCGCCAGACTGTCGCGCGCCACGGCTCGCCGCAGCGTTTGGACGGGACCCTGTGCGATCCTGGGTTCATCATTGTCGGTTATGGGAAAGTCGGCGGGATCGAACTGGGGCATGGTTCGGACCTGGACCTGGTGTTTATCCACGATGGCGATCCACAAGCGGAAACCGATGGCGCCAAGCCGATCGACGGGGCGCAGTTCTTTACGCGCCTGGGCCAGCGCATCATTCACTTGCTGACCACGCAGACCAACTCCGGCCAGTTGTACGAAGTCGACATGCGCCTGCGGCCTTCCGGCGCGTCTGGTTTGCTGGTGAGTTCGCTGGGCGCGTTTGACCGCTATCAACAAAATGAAGCCTGGACCTGGGAGCATCAGGCGCTGATCCGCGCGCGGGTGCTGGTGGGCAGCCAGGATGTGGGACAGGCATTCGAGCAGGTACGGGCTAAAGTGTTGGGGCAGGAGCGCGACCTGGCGAAGCTGCGCCAGGAGGTCAGCGAGATGCGTGCCAAGATGCGCGACAACCTGGGCACCAAGACCACGGCGGCCGGCACTGGCGCCAATGCCTTCGAGGCCACGGCGGCGTTCGACCTCAAGCAGGACGCCGGAGGTATCGTCGATATTGAATTTATGGTGCAATACGCGGCTTTGGCGTGGTCTGCGCAACATCCATCGTTGCTGCGCTACACCGACAATATCCGCATTCTGGAAGGCCTGGAGCAGGTGGGCTTGATGCCCGCCGCCGATGCCCATTTGCTGCGCGAGGTGTATAAGGCCTACCGTTCCGCTGCGCACCGCCAGGCCTTGCAAAACGAGGCCGGTACGGTGGCCGGGGATCAGTTCGCCGACGAACGGCGCCAGGTGATGCGAATCTGGAAAGAGCTGGGGTTAAGCTGA